From the genome of Gemmatimonadaceae bacterium:
CCATCACTGGGGGCACATGCAGATGGCTACCGTGACCTGCCAGATGGCTTCGTTCAGCTTCGCGTTCACGGGCACGGTGAGCGTCCCTCCGGTCGCCTGGGCGCGCAACACGGCCGCGGGCAGCCACAGCATTTCGCTGGCCACCTCGTCGGTGCCCGGCGCGTACGTCACGCTTGACTTGGCGGTCAAGGGGCCGTGATTCCGCGCGCGGCGTGAGGGTTGGAGACGCGGGCGTCCTGACGCTCAAGAGGGGCTAGGCGTCCCGCGTTTCCCATTGGGAGGGCGGCTGGACACCGCCGACTTTCGACTGAGGGCTTCGAGCTCGGGTTGGGGTGGCGTGACCTGGGCTCTGCTCTTTTCGCAGTCCTGTTCCGGGGGTTAGCTTCCCCACTCCCGCCGTTCGGTCCTCCCACTCCGCGTTCCGTGGCCCCTCAGACATCGCACGCCCCCCGTGACGACCGCGACCTCGAGTTGCTGGCCCAACTGGCCGGTGCGCACCGCGACCTCAAGGCCCAGATCGCGCGCCGCATCGTGGGGCAGCAGCCCATCGTGGACGATCTGGTCACCGCGCTGCTCGCGGGCGGTCACGCGCTGTTGGTCGGCGTGCCAGGGTTGGCCAAGACCCTGCTCGTGCAGACGGTGGCGCAGGCACTGGATCTCTCGTTCTCGCGGGTGCAGTTCACGCCCGATCTCATGCCCAGCGACATCACGGGCACCGAGTTGTTGGAGGAGGACCGTGCGGCGGGACGGCGGTTCTTCAAGTTCGTCAACGGTCCGATCTTCGCGCACATCGTGCTGGCCGACGAGATCAACCGCGCGCCACCCAAGACGCAGGCGGCGTTGTTGCAGGCCATGCAGGAGCACGCCGTGACGGCGGCCGGGCAGACGCACGCCCTGCCCCTTCCCTTCTTCGTACTGGCCACGCAGAACCCCATCGAGCAGGAGGGCACCTATCCGCTGCCCGAGGCGCAACTCGACCGGTTCATGTTTCAGTTGCGGGTGGGGTATCCGTCGCGGGCCGAGGAGGAGCGGATCGTGGCGGCTACGACGAGCGATGAGGAAGTGCAGATCACGCCCCTGCTCACCGCCGATCAGTTGCTGCAACTGCAGCATCTGGTGCGGCGCTTGCCGGCGCCACCCACCGTGGTGAGCTACGCGGTGAAGTTGGCGCGCAGCACGCGCCCGGAAAGCGACGACGCCACGCCGATGGTGAAGAAGTACGTGAGTTG
Proteins encoded in this window:
- a CDS encoding MoxR family ATPase; the protein is MAPQTSHAPRDDRDLELLAQLAGAHRDLKAQIARRIVGQQPIVDDLVTALLAGGHALLVGVPGLAKTLLVQTVAQALDLSFSRVQFTPDLMPSDITGTELLEEDRAAGRRFFKFVNGPIFAHIVLADEINRAPPKTQAALLQAMQEHAVTAAGQTHALPLPFFVLATQNPIEQEGTYPLPEAQLDRFMFQLRVGYPSRAEEERIVAATTSDEEVQITPLLTADQLLQLQHLVRRLPAPPTVVSYAVKLARSTRPESDDATPMVKKYVSWGAGPRASQYLVLGAKARAAMDGRPVPDLEDVNAIAMRVLEHRVVLNFQAEAEGVSAEQVIRVDERP